From Strix aluco isolate bStrAlu1 chromosome 5, bStrAlu1.hap1, whole genome shotgun sequence:
TTGCTCCTCCCCTCATTTGATCTGTTAGCACATACATCATAATATTTAATTCAAATGTAAGAGTTTGTGACTACTATTTCAGAATTGATATATATCCTATTCAGAACCAGTCTGTCTTCATTCTATGTATTCTGTAGGATATTTAGGGCATATATTGCACATACTACAAATGTATGCTGCCCTTTGCTTACATGCAGATTGTGTTCctacacagcttttttttttttttttttaattataagtgGTTGGCACTTTCCAGAAGTTTGGTGTTATTATTGGTTATTACGACCCTCTCACatgtcttttgctttttcttgttgtGAAAACCTCTCTGCCATCTCCAGGAAACGTAGGCTGGAGGCAAGCAGAATGAGCCAGCATCTGCAATCTCCCTGCAGGTCACTAGCCTGCAAAGTGGCTCAGCACCTTGATCCTGCTGCCTGTTTATTCCTGCAAACTGTGGTACTAGTGATGTGTGTATGTAATAAATGGACATGGAGAATGCCAATGGCCACTTATCTCAAGGAGGTGTCAAAAGGAGCCATCAAAATATGCTGGATCTGAAAATAATTGGAATTttagtctgtttttttccctttctcattaGACTAAGGAAGTTAATCTGATATTCCTAACCCTGCCCAGAAAAATGAGTCTCTGCACATATCTATTCTGTATTATTTGCTACTCAGTAAAAACAGGCACTAGTGTCCTGGGAGGGCTGGCTGGGCATCCTTGCCCTCAGCAGATGCCTGCAGTTTTTCCTCCGGCACTGGATCCAGGTCTGGCACTTTCTGCCCTGCCTTGGCGACTGTGAACCTGCTCATGCGCAGAGCTTCTTCATAGACTGGAGGAGTGTCTGATGCTGAGAGGGGTGGTGTTCCCTGCGCAGCGTTATGGGAGTGTGCCACCGCTAATATCCTCCTGGCAGCAGGCCCAAACACAGAATGGAGAGCTGAAAGGGAGCAGACAAAAGCTGTTTGCCTCAACCTGAAAGCACCATGCAATTAGAGGAGGACAAATATATCTGCAGTGCACAGGCTTTTCTCTCCCCACAGcctgaatgttttccttttcctgcccCTTCATCCTTCCCTAAAAGGGCAGTATGTGAAACCCTATCAGCAACATCCCACAATTACTCTTTCCTCAAATGCCACCAAGGCTCGTAGCTGCCCTAATTCCACCCAAACATGTCTCACAGCTGATTCACCATCTGGCTGCATTTGCTACATGAAGCCTCGTGAGCATCTTAATTTGTACTATGTACAGATGCTGCTTTCCCCACATCTGGCCGTGAACTTCCCTCTGTCAGCCTTTGGGGTGCTGTAATCTGGGCTTTTTGCAGTGCAGCCCCTCACTTCAGGGTGTGCTGAGGTCCCCAGCCTCTGTCAAAGCCAACTCACAGGTAATGGTGCTCTGGAGGGTGCTGTCATGATCAAAAGCAATGACAGTGACCTCGTAGGGCTGAGGACCCGATTCCTCCCCCGTCTGACGGCAATGAAAACAGCATCTCACGCAGACAGAAACCAGGCCACACAGGAGCAGCAGCCCACCGATCACCACCACCAGCCTGGAAAGGGAGAGGACACAGAATTAGGACAGAAAGGTTTTGTTTGCAGGAGACCTCTTAATGTCTCTCCCTGCTTAAAGCAAGGCTAACCTCAAAGCTAGACAAAGTCGTCTTGGCCCCTTGTCCAGCAGAGTTGGGACagtctccagggatggagatcccGTGTCCTCTCCAGGCACatgttccagtgctgcaccaTCCTTGGGggaagcattttttctttttgtctactCAGAATTTCCCTGTATGCAGCTTGGCCACTCACCTCAGGTCCTTCTGCTGCACACCTCTGAGAAGGCTCTGCCTCTATCTTCTCTCAAGATCCACCTTAGGTAGTGGAAAACTGCGATTAGGTTGCCCCCTTAGCctcctccaggctaaacaaaccTGGTTCAGCCCCTCCTCACACATCATGTCCTCTGGACCCCTGACCATTTTATTGGCTCTCCATTGGACTTGCTTCAGTTTATCAACATCTCTTTTGCACTGGGGGACCGAAACTGGACTAGATATTCCAGATGTGTCCTCATGAGTGACAAGCAGAGAGAAACCATATCTCTCCATCTGCTGGCTATACTCTTATTATTAATGCAGCCTTGTAAATATCCAACAACTACCATCCTTTTTAATCTCATCCTGGTGAGAATTACTAAGGAATCAgactgaaattacttttaaaatgggCCTTTTAAAAGGCGTATTGTGCCACGAATGCTTTATTAATATTGTTCGTCTGACTAAATTAGTATGTGGAAGGAAAAAGGAGGCTGGCAAGTCAACATTTGTTAAAGACGACGTGATAGCTAAGGGGTTGCCTTGCTACTGTAGAGCATTAGAATGTCCCAAGAGAAAGCAGAGGGTGGCGTCACACTTGAGCAGGTCACATTTAATCCCACTCTTTACTACTGGAATTGTCCAGAGATGCAGATATTTAGAGTAAACATATGCCATCTTACCAGATATACCACAAACGGTCCCACTCCGTACCTGAACAGCTGAGGATAAGAAGGTACAAGAAATAGTTAGCCACAGAATACTAAATAAATGGGAAGATCCCTACTGTACCCTCTTCCAGCTCCCCTCACACTCCTCGCTTACTGTCCAGCTTCTAAATGGCAAAACAATGAGAAACTCACTGTGCTTAGTGCA
This genomic window contains:
- the TMEM52B gene encoding transmembrane protein 52B, whose product is MRSPVMICIVLGCFLWFPQVRGEESCLNAELCSGTEWDRLWYIWLVVVIGGLLLLCGLVSVCVRCCFHCRQTGEESGPQPYEVTVIAFDHDSTLQSTITSLHSVFGPAARRILAVAHSHNAAQGTPPLSASDTPPVYEEALRMSRFTVAKAGQKVPDLDPVPEEKLQASAEGKDAQPALPGH